Below is a genomic region from Argiope bruennichi chromosome 11, qqArgBrue1.1, whole genome shotgun sequence.
atataatttattttataaaagagtaAGCATTTTGCATATTTTGCTGCGTAATACTGTAACAGGCTAaagttaaatttgataaaaagtgctGTTGATTCCAATCTTAAATACAAAAGGCACATTTACCACTACTAACATGAGCACAATTAGTAACATAAtatcatgatataaaaaaaaataaagtttgatcTTTCAACCTGCTATATGGATTACTAAAAATcttagaaatctttttaaatgatatcactaaaaagttataattttgtcTAAAGTTAAAAATTAGGGGAACCCTTTATTCCTTAGCTTTCAATTATGAGAAATAATCTGATCAAGTATTtgtagaaacattaaaaatggttttaattatgttacatcaataaaaaatgttaaatatttgtatactAACTATATACATTGGTGAACTTGAGTGTTAACCACACATCATAGACAAATATAGTTAATAAACTAACATGACATCTTTGGCAGATAATCATTGGCATGCTGCTAATAcataaataccaaatatttttgcagattatatattaaaatatttccttaatgtGAGAAAAACTACACAACAAATTgatatcattcaaaaaataatttggagttggtataaaaatcatttttgtggtttatattttcaaagatttgctcaattttcagttgaaattttttaaaattctgatttgcaAAATCTTGCCCtatttgtgcaaaatttggtagctatagatTTTGAATGCAAGaacttatttttttaccattcttaATAGAGACAACTACTAAGAgactcatttttcttttaactgcAGCTTCTTGCAATATCTTATCTTCAATCTCTTAATAATTCCGTGGTGTGTATTTCAGATACATGGCTgaattttctaattgtttttcaCATACTGGTAATTGTCTTggttgcaaaataatattaagtttcagaaattatgcatttaaataataataataacctttcCAATTCTAAATAAtgttagaaatttcttttattcaataatgtattttctctgtttattttagATACATCTGGCTTTACAGTAATATTTCTCGGCCCTTGCTTGCAACagcttttaaaaaagatttaatataaaataccatAAGAATAAAGTgttcttttattgaatttgataatttaaataatgttaaagacCATTTTTTCCAAATGCTTGTAACAATCTATGCAATTTCCATTTGTGGCTCAATGGAACAttacttgtatatttttatttattaatactttattttcagtGAATCTGTCTCGGCTCCTCCTGTTGATGAGAATTGTTCGAAAAATCCTGTTGGAGCTCTGCAAGAAATGTGCATGAAAATGAGATGGCAGCCTCCGTACTATGAAACTGAGAAAGCTACTGGTTTACCTCATGAAAAGGTTTTCTCGATTATGTGTATGGTTGACAATTTCCAAACTTCAGGTTAGTGTTAGTAGTAAATGTTATTTCTGATAAGTTAGTGgtgcatttatgaaatttttttgattgttGTTATTTTGATAAAACCTTTGTTTATGTCAGAAAtttgaatcttttgaaaatttcaaattgtactgttttattataaaagtaatttttatgcatctcagtttaaagaattatatgttttattctttattaagaatattctttaatgAGGGACAAAATTATTGATCTAGTGTAatctaaaattagtaaaatttctttcaaataatatattattcaattgtaAAATTGTTAGACACATTTTCAACTTTCCAGTCAGGAAACTTatgatgtttaaattaaaataaatattggtaaAGTCTGTTACATGCTAATCTGTAATGGTTGGAGtggtataatttaaaaagcatGTAATGTTAGCTCGGCAAACATTCATCAGGCTAtatgaaaacttaaataataaaatcattgaaatatctAATTGCCTTTATTACAATTAGAGGTTTTAACTTTTAagtattaattgtataaattttcttgaaatttttttttaaaaaaaataatctgattaattcttagaatttcaaaattctgtcattgaattccatcaaaatatttctgaaggggaaaaaaatcatgattagttcattaattaaaaaaaagttagctAGTTATGTATAAACTAATAAGTTTTTACATATAGAGACTTCTGATTATTAGTCTTTTGTTTAATTCTTGTTTATAAGAATATGGTTTGAGTTTTTGTCACTTAATTCTTAttccatattaatattaataatgttttaactacatgcaaacacacacacacacatatatatatatatatataattgttctgctctattcatctttaaaaaaataatataagagcattttattgccaaatatttatatcatacttatttttaatctctgtgctactagaaattttaataataaaaatatttaataattggcaGATTAATTAACTAtagatttacatattttaaaatgaattatatcttGAGACCTCATTtaccactttaaaaaatttctgcaatcAGAATCCAAAGCAAATTCTAAACcttcaaaatattatgatgaCTTCAAATAGTAGTATAAAGAGTAAACGCTTGCTAATTTCCTTCAATAAGAATATTGGTGTTCACATTTTTGAACTAAATTAAATACACCAAAAATTAGTTAGGCCTCTCACTTTCATCTCACTCCTTCACTGGTCTATAATATTTGCTAAATGGGGAACATATTCTCTTCTAGTACACTAAATATGAAAAGCAGGGACATTTTATGGGAAGAAATGGGATTCGTCTTCTATTtgtttacttaaattataatactGCATCAAAGGTAAAAAAGGAACTGAATTTACTATATGAAATCTTTAATGGCTATCTGCGATGAGGACAAagtatagtttttatttctttctttaaagaaatttgcttttgttagactttaataaattttacaaaccatgtttatgaaaaattaagtcaagatttttttttttaagtgtacatGTACATGTTTGTACTTTACACATTCAGAATCTCTTTTTATTGAACAAGTAAATGCTTTTTTACTATTAATGTAcaaaatacttacatttttaaaaagaaatttttattctttattagttttaaatatttttcataaaataccaTAAATTTGCTGAAccattttataaactaataaagttaacaaatttttatttcaattgaattttggCTACTGCTTAAAAAAAGCAATGTGTaccatattcttaatttttttgtttattatatatatgtatttttttttgtattttatatgttttaattatactttgtacatatattttttgtatattatattttgccatatgtgtgtgtatatgtttgtgtgtgtggttTGTATATgtttgtgtgcatgtgtgtgtgtgtatgtttgtgtgcatgtgtgtgtgtgtgtttgtttgtgtgcgtgtgtgtgtatgtttgtatGCGTGCGTGTGTATatatttgtttgtgtgtgtgtatatgtttgTGTGCGAGTGTCTAAGTTtctttgtgtgcgtgtgtgtatatgtttgtttgtgtgtgtgtgtgtttttttgcgcatgtgtgtgtgtttgtgtgtgtttttttgcgtgtgtgtgtatatatgctTGTTTGTGTGCGTGcatgtttatgtgtgtgtgtgtgtgtatatatatatatatatatatatatatatatatatataacctccATTTCAGGTGAAGGAAAGAGTAAACGACTTGCAAAACGACAAGCTGCTGAAAATATGTTGAACagattaaaagcattaaatattatttctgaagatgaagAAGAAGCTGCAAGAGTAAGTTTTTAGCTTCTTAAGTTTCATTAAATGATCTTAATTGCTTATTTCTTCTGTGTAATGAATAACTTCTGCACTTATATTGAATTTCCAATACATGATTTTCTCACTCTGTTAATCTCTGTGTGGCTTCTTTATTAATCagatcaattataaatattttactaaaatttaagtaaaacttGTTGCGTGTCaccttttttaataatgaatatgtaAGCATTTTATTGAACATTGAATTATGAAAGCGGGCTCTATAAGTTATTTCTctataattgcattcatttcattgttgattattaattattttaagtatggAAAAAGGACAAGTggggaaattttagaaaattgattttgtattgttcaaatttttattattatttgcaaactattaaaaaatttcaaagaatagcatagaatttatttaaacgtGACAAgtaacaattcaaataaatatgtgttaatgacataaaatatggtggcaataattttaagcatagaaTTTAAATATCCATCGATCACTAAAAGACAAATAGTcagttttaaatcagtttttataatttaaagcaataactTTATAATTgccttaaattataaaaactgaaatgtcACTTTAAAGTTaaagtgacattttaaaaatatttaagataaaagatatcttattttaaatattctctttccCATATTATGGctatttgaaattcagtttctAAACAATTCTTTAGAATCATTACATTGTTTGACTGCAGAACAGTATGATGTGCAACaggaacatatatttatttataaaaggggGGGGAGAAACTTAATTCATTCTCACAAAAACCATTCTTCAgcttatttatgaacaaaattttcatagaatatcataaaaattaaaagtctgAAGCAAatccataataattaaatttatataattaaaagcattccatttatatatttcaattttattggtatagataaaaataatcagtttgataaattaaaatagttctgtctttatttaataatttaaaaatttatgttaacatatattttgttattgttgaatGCATATCTGAATTCtcctctcaaaaaaaaaaaaaaaaaaagacataaatgtcatcatattaaataattttttctcaaacaaTCTTTCTGATTGAGAATGagaaataattaaggaaatagaaatttccatgcttacatttttgttgcTGATGTTGCAGGATCCGTGTGTATGTGTAAAGATGCAagatatacattatattttgattttattgcaaTGATTATAAGGGAATGCTCTTATTTAGAAAggtaatgtttataaaataatagacatTGCCGCTTTGATTAACTAtcacttcaaaaatatatctgcaaaattataaattttatgaattaatattcctTGATATTCTATTTAgccaatatttattttgttcatcaATTCCTCTTTCACGAGATATAAATGACACAAGCTACTACAAATTCTAATGTGGTGAAAGACTCTTATAGTGTCAAATGTCATAAAGCAAAGAAAGTTTCAAATATCTTGACACAATGATTTTTAGAATAGCTTGCCTTAAGTGTCTTGTTTGCAAGGATAtcgttttttttaacatttttacattgtATATAGTGTGAGAAATGTTTAAGACATGAAAtggctttttcttttttgtgttcaAAGATAATTTCTGTGTCTTTGTTCTAACAATTTCAaagatagtttttcttttacttgactatttttcaaatgaagtCATGATTGTAATacattaaagacaaaatattctaaagaataaaatggaCATTTTTGATGTAATACAAAGTTTCACATTGGGACTCTacttattattttagaaagtgaGGATGAGATGTGTTGATTCGAGAGTTTTAAATAACAGTATATTGTATATGTCTCATTTATATAATAGTAGAATGTCTCATTTATGTTTGCGATGTGCAATAATTCTTCTaacaaaattaatctaaatacccatattaaatttaaacattgagatttcaaaatctttttttttttataagtagttACAACTAAGTACAAAAGTTTCattgattgaaagaaaaagagCTGCAGCATTGAATTGAGTGCATCAAGATGACTTATTTCTGATTAAATGTGAATTTTAGGGCTTTGGGAATTGAATTTTATGTCTATACTTTTAATGTCTCAACATTTTGTTCAATTACActgtcttattttatttctcgGTGTTTATGTTTGGCgcaattcattcttttataaagtTCATTCTTTTTTGTTCCATATTCATGTCATGTTTGAGTACCTAAAGAAATTATTActctaaaggggaaaaaaaaaattagaaacaataagTTAAATGGCTGTAACTAATTCTTAAACCATTTAAccatataaataactttaatgaattaaaagtttgtatttttatgaatatttcaaatattgatgtTGTTTCtactagaaaatttattaatttgattcttaatAATCGCATCTTAACCTttgtattaaagataaatattttaagatttaagtaagtcataaaattaattattatgttggtattcagtaaaaatgtccaatatttttattgtcaGAGTAAATCATGtcttatatgttaataaaatgtttatgaagtaatttaaacaaaataaacaaaaaaagttttatgaattaaattcttctttccccctgtatttaattttttgatgctGAAAGGAAGCTTAGTATAGTATGCATTTGACTGCTCTGATTAGTTATTTCTTAAATGGGCACTTGAAATATATGTCTGTCATTTCAGGTAGAAGGTTTAagcatttattgtttatattacaaaagtttcaaactttgtttaagtataaaattatattcgcTTTTGGacatattttattaagattaaaacattccattgtgcatttagaaatgTTCTCTATAGAACAACAAGCATTGTAACCTGTGTGAGAATAAGGAAAGAacatttttaagtagaaaatttaagcaaataaatcataaaatattggaACATAAATTgctatctttataaaaaaaaaataataataataaagttcatATTGCAATGTTCAAGTTTTAAAAGAACTAAATCCATAGTTTTAGTAGTCCTTGgtaaatagattaaatttcagttaatgttcatattctaaaataattgcacttcagatttatttgttttttattattatctttataaatgattataaaatttgagaAGTTTTGTTTAATGTTCCAAAAAAGCTGAAAATTCCATATAATTCATTCAGTATCATAATATTCAATTGTGTCAAAATTAGTGAATTaatgttttacaaattaaaaaaaaagaaatcaaattgtgATGCATAGCTATAAAACCacttcacatttttttcactCAGCATCAAACAGGCTATTTTcagtaaatgcatttatataaaggGGAAAgcatcttcaaatttttttctttcaaagtttgtATTTAGTTTGTTTCCCAAAGCATAAAGATTGAGGTAAATTCTCAAAGGACTTGttaaattcaaacaattcaaGCACCACATATTGTTTTTCATGCAACTGGTTTATTTTACTATTGAGAATTTTTCTCTACTAAACCTGTGTTGTGTATTTTATTTGGTATAtctttttcttgtattaaattcATTGTCAAGGAAACCCATCTAATTTATGCATTTGTAACTTCATGttctattgttaaaataataaaataaatatactaaaacctAACattcccataatttttttttaggttgaaatgctaatattttctagtgacattgaaaattcaaaacaatgagcataattttatatctgaataatCCATGAGCATCTCTTGCAATGCTCataattgaaaggaaaatttgttttatagatttttcaatttaacttctttttttaaagttgagtAACTTTTTTCccttaagcataattttttttcttttttttttttttttccatttttaatcttTACAACTTCGTTCATCTTTAGGGAGCTAAACAACCAGAAGATGGTGTTTCAAATAGCACATCTGCATTTTGTGATAGAAATTCAGATGAAGATGAATTAATTATTGACTGTCAAAATCTGTCAGTTAATGAAGGCAATGACATGAGAGGGAGCTCAATAACTGCAGGAACTTCTGAATATCCTGATTTTacagaagagaaaataaaaaatacagactCTGCTGAAAGTTAGATTGAACTTTtagtatttcttgaaattttacttttgtgaaaataatttttgcaattttcacttGGTATCATGTACAATTATGCAGTTGTCTGAATTGTTTTAAAACCTATGATTCTGCCATCTCATCCTCATAATCAAACAAATGTACATAATTGTAATCGGAATTCCTTTTGCTTTTGCATCACCCTTAAGtccattaattgtatatttgttaagttttatgtatttggcattggtaaatttattaattttttaagtaaggTTCTCTAATAATAAGTACAATATGTGAAGTacaattatcattatatttttgaaatgaagctATAATTAAATAGTGCAAATCTGAAATAGTTAAATCTTACaaaacaaagttaaatttttaagtttgaaaaaaataaatgtttctcttagATAAGCACTGTTTATTAATAAGTAAAGCCTTATTGTGTCTTTATTAGTTTTCCATATAAACCTCTGTCAatgtatatattactttttattacttatatttactgGTTATAAAATTTGCTTGTTGAACTatgaaaagacatttaaattttaatattttcagtgcatttagactttttttttgcatgatagaatttttttattttgaggtgAGATGCAAACTTTTACAGAATGAACTCAAAAAGGTGTCTACCAGAATTAAAAATAGAGTTTTATTTCCCATTTTCGATACAAATTTCTCTTAAAGTCAATCTGCACCCCACACAAGCTTTTCCTGCtgtttattcttgaaaaagtgGGTGGGTGGGACtttttagaatttgtaaaaaaaaatccatcaactttattctaaaaaatttaaatttaagcacttatcaagaaatataaacatttccgtcttattttgctaaaaagaaaaataataaatgtatgaatGATTTTCAATAACATGTTTAACAATAACATTGTTTTCTATAAAAGTAACATTGTTATTGTTGTGGTGTAACATAACAAATTTTCTCACTGCTTCAATTGAAAATGTGTTAAGACATGGGTTTGTCCATGAAacctttatttttagattttaaataatatttgtcctttgaatttatattcttaatttaatgagTATATAAATTACCATgtatatcatttcttttcttttttttaaagaaaaatctttttcatgtgTTTTCAAAGTTGCAGCAAATTATtagcatttagaaatattttttcaataatttgaaaaacatttttatgaagttGGAGGATAAAAGATTTGAATTATCTGTAAAAcacttgtaataaaatatattcttttttttttccctgttattttcttaaaataattatagttacactgtaaaaaattgtaattatattttgataattcttaaattgcattcgcaaattttaaatttttaatgcaatcttGTTTCCAAGTTGGATAGAATAAGATtggaaaatgtttatgaaatcaGAAATGTCTTTTCTTTGTAGACATCCTATTcaagcattcattttaaattttaatgatagttATTTAAactcaagcattttttttcttttgcatttattagAGACAAAGGGAgataataatcttaaaaacaatttagtGGGTACTAAAAGTGTATACAATTTACTAGGTATTATTTAGATTAAACTTTTAAGGATTTTTCTTGCAGTTCATGTTGCTCTAATTATTCTTTGTGTTATTCTTGCTTATGATTATTCTGTGTaggaaattaatgtaatttaagacaaattttgtataaactaACATAAGAATTATTTGCATTCCACATACAAT
It encodes:
- the LOC129956978 gene encoding RISC-loading complex subunit tarbp2-like isoform X2 — translated: MSNAAQKTPISLLQELCATNGINPDYQLMSVEGAVHAPTFMYRVRVNDVVATATGQSKKKAKHAAAKAVLEILLSEDGLFKEGFVSEGVTVNFQTLNDVIAESVSAPPVDENCSKNPVGALQEMCMKMRWQPPYYETEKATGLPHEKVFSIMCMVDNFQTSGEGKSKRLAKRQAAENMLNRLKALNIISEDEEEAARGAKQPEDGVSNSTSAFCDRNSDEDELIIDCQNLSVNEGNDMRGSSITAGTSEYPDFTEEKIKNTDSAES